A window of the Streptomyces sp. JB150 genome harbors these coding sequences:
- a CDS encoding AAA family ATPase, with the protein MASVSRQTTTPARPLFERHRELKALDAALSDLRSAARGARARHTGLLTFTAPAGMGKSALLSEARIRAASQGFTVLSGGGSETEQEVAFRLIRQFVQPALATMNNTELRSFLGSWYDIVATALGLEATNVSSVPDPTGVRDGLDWVMTRLTVLKKPVVLLLDDLHWADLESLSWLTSFAPRAADLPLLIILAYRPDDLPDEAAPFRTLVERHTSRPYTLAPLTVSAVARIVREEVGESAEDQFCEECWTVTSGNPFETVELAIRLGERNLRGTEADLPAMRNLAAAVKGPGIVERLRALGTSTRRFAHAAAILGAPFSPRLAADLAVVGETQATHSIEKLRAARFVAEGENPDGSLDFVHPIIATAIYRDVPDGLRGGMHNAAAVAIRTAGYGITAAARHLLEVPCEGKPEAVEWLREAAREYLRSGAPEAARRLLTRALQEPPLPEDRAPLLHELACATFLIDPRATVQHLREALAEPGIEPELRAAIVFKLSQALAHTDRMEEAATLASEEARRSQYHPRVRLRMLADHFVWSMFRTDEPDSADRSRRLNKLAGKLTGRGPEERWILGLRAWDALLRAERRQSVLRYAEDALQGGMSWADENRGFEIPVSVALVFMYCDQPRRAEELFIDGMAECETKGWRGSHLAVGQTLFGYIRYRRGNLPEAEHWVRQGLQTAERVEGAVPAQWFAIGILIQTLLARGRIAAARRVADEHQYGKVVPNAVIYPDPRTVYAELLLAEGRHAEAAQLLTRVGDWLDGRDWRNPSWCPWRLDLSAALARTAPERAVRVAREAVAHARDFGAASVIGQALRAEAEVTGGRAALKQYEEAVEHLEQSPSAYELARALVGHGAALSREGRLHDAADRLYQGLEVAVHCGAEALAARAREELSTAGLRPLPLRYAQTDTLTAHERRAAELTSQGHATAVVAKELHLTEQGVRQLLSAVYRKLGTDPAGLTEALEALPRPQV; encoded by the coding sequence CTGCTGTCCGAAGCGCGGATCCGCGCCGCCTCTCAGGGCTTCACCGTGCTGTCGGGCGGAGGCAGCGAGACGGAGCAGGAGGTGGCGTTCCGGCTCATCCGGCAGTTCGTCCAGCCCGCACTGGCGACGATGAACAACACCGAACTCCGCTCCTTCCTGGGGAGTTGGTACGACATCGTCGCCACCGCTCTCGGCCTGGAGGCGACAAACGTCTCGTCCGTGCCGGACCCGACCGGGGTGCGCGACGGCCTCGACTGGGTGATGACTCGGCTCACCGTGCTGAAGAAGCCCGTCGTGCTGCTCCTGGACGATCTGCACTGGGCCGATCTGGAGTCGCTGAGCTGGCTGACCTCGTTCGCCCCACGGGCCGCGGACCTTCCGCTCCTGATCATCCTCGCCTACCGACCCGACGACCTGCCGGACGAGGCCGCCCCTTTCCGCACCCTGGTGGAGCGGCACACGAGCCGCCCCTACACACTGGCTCCGCTCACCGTCTCCGCCGTGGCACGGATCGTGCGAGAGGAAGTGGGCGAGAGCGCCGAGGACCAGTTCTGCGAGGAGTGCTGGACGGTCACCAGCGGCAACCCCTTCGAGACCGTCGAACTCGCCATCAGGCTCGGCGAGCGGAACCTGCGGGGCACCGAGGCCGACCTGCCCGCCATGCGGAACCTCGCCGCCGCCGTCAAGGGACCGGGCATCGTCGAGCGCCTGCGGGCTCTCGGCACATCAACCCGCCGTTTCGCACACGCGGCGGCCATCCTGGGCGCCCCGTTCTCCCCGCGGCTGGCCGCCGACCTCGCCGTGGTCGGGGAGACCCAGGCCACCCATTCGATCGAGAAGCTGCGCGCGGCGCGCTTCGTGGCGGAGGGCGAGAACCCTGACGGCAGCCTGGATTTCGTCCACCCGATCATCGCCACGGCGATCTACCGGGACGTCCCCGACGGCCTGCGGGGCGGCATGCACAACGCCGCCGCGGTGGCCATCCGGACGGCGGGGTACGGCATCACCGCCGCCGCCCGCCACCTGCTGGAGGTGCCTTGCGAGGGCAAGCCCGAAGCGGTCGAATGGCTGCGGGAGGCGGCCCGCGAGTACCTGCGGTCCGGCGCCCCGGAGGCCGCCCGCCGTCTGCTCACCCGAGCCCTGCAGGAGCCGCCCCTTCCGGAGGACCGGGCGCCGCTGCTGCACGAACTCGCCTGCGCCACCTTCCTCATCGACCCGAGGGCCACCGTCCAGCACCTCCGTGAGGCACTGGCGGAACCCGGGATCGAACCGGAGTTGCGCGCCGCCATCGTCTTCAAGCTCAGCCAGGCCCTCGCCCACACCGACCGGATGGAGGAGGCGGCCACCCTCGCCTCCGAGGAGGCGCGACGCAGCCAGTACCACCCCCGTGTCCGGCTGCGGATGCTGGCCGACCACTTCGTGTGGAGCATGTTCCGCACCGACGAGCCCGACTCGGCAGACCGCTCCCGCAGGCTGAACAAGCTGGCCGGCAAGCTGACCGGCCGGGGTCCGGAGGAACGCTGGATCCTGGGGCTGCGGGCGTGGGACGCCCTGCTGCGCGCCGAGCGCAGGCAGTCCGTGCTGCGCTACGCCGAGGACGCGCTGCAGGGCGGCATGAGCTGGGCCGACGAGAACCGGGGTTTCGAGATCCCCGTTTCCGTCGCCCTCGTGTTCATGTACTGCGACCAGCCGCGCCGGGCCGAGGAGTTGTTCATCGACGGCATGGCCGAGTGCGAGACCAAAGGCTGGCGCGGCTCTCATCTGGCCGTCGGCCAGACTCTGTTCGGCTACATCCGCTACCGCCGGGGGAACCTGCCCGAGGCAGAACACTGGGTCCGCCAGGGGCTCCAGACCGCGGAACGCGTCGAAGGTGCCGTCCCCGCGCAGTGGTTCGCCATCGGCATCCTCATCCAGACGCTGCTGGCCCGCGGCCGGATCGCCGCCGCCCGCCGGGTCGCCGACGAGCACCAATACGGCAAGGTGGTACCGAACGCCGTGATCTACCCGGACCCACGGACCGTGTACGCCGAACTGCTGCTGGCCGAAGGCCGGCACGCCGAGGCCGCCCAGCTTCTGACCCGCGTCGGAGACTGGCTCGACGGTCGTGACTGGCGCAACCCCTCCTGGTGTCCGTGGCGGCTGGATCTGTCCGCCGCGCTCGCGCGGACCGCGCCGGAGCGGGCCGTGCGGGTCGCCCGGGAGGCCGTGGCGCACGCGCGGGACTTCGGTGCGGCGTCGGTGATCGGGCAGGCGCTGCGCGCCGAGGCGGAGGTGACCGGCGGGCGTGCGGCGCTAAAGCAGTACGAGGAGGCCGTGGAGCACCTGGAGCAGTCGCCGTCGGCGTACGAGCTGGCCCGCGCGCTCGTCGGGCACGGCGCCGCGTTGTCCCGTGAAGGCCGGCTGCACGACGCCGCCGACCGGCTGTACCAGGGCCTGGAGGTCGCCGTGCACTGCGGCGCGGAGGCGCTGGCCGCGCGGGCGAGGGAGGAGTTGTCGACGGCCGGGCTGCGTCCGCTGCCGCTGCGGTACGCGCAGACGGACACCCTCACCGCGCACGAGCGCCGGGCCGCGGAGCTGACCTCGCAGGGGCACGCCACCGCGGTGGTCGCCAAGGAGCTGCACCTCACCGAGCAGGGGGTGCGCCAGCTTCTCTCCGCCGTCTACCGCAAGCTGGGCACCGACCCGGCGGGCCTGACCGAGGCGCTGGAGGCGCTGCCGCGGCCACAGGTGTGA
- a CDS encoding secondary thiamine-phosphate synthase enzyme YjbQ translates to MSDAFTTRVLHITSGSEETVVDLTRDCEAFLGEAAAGRDGLLNVFVPHATAGIAIIETGAGSDDDLLTALHTLLPADDRWQHRHGSPGHGRDHVLPAIVPPHATLPVLNGRLELGTWQSVCLVDTNRDNPNRQVRLSFLAGS, encoded by the coding sequence ATGTCAGACGCGTTCACCACCCGAGTGCTGCACATCACCTCCGGCTCCGAGGAGACCGTCGTCGACCTCACCCGCGACTGCGAGGCCTTCCTCGGCGAGGCGGCCGCCGGACGCGACGGTCTCCTCAACGTCTTCGTCCCGCACGCCACCGCCGGCATCGCCATCATCGAGACCGGCGCGGGCAGCGACGACGACCTGCTCACCGCCCTGCACACCCTCCTGCCCGCCGACGACCGCTGGCAGCACCGCCACGGCAGCCCCGGCCACGGCCGCGACCACGTCCTGCCCGCCATCGTGCCGCCGCACGCCACCCTGCCCGTGCTCAACGGGCGACTGGAGCTGGGTACCTGGCAGTCGGTGTGCCTGGTCGACACCAACCGGGACAACCCGAACCGCCAGGTGCGCCTCAGCTTCCTCGCCGGCTCATGA
- a CDS encoding ABC transporter ATP-binding protein: MHPDNEPHWSPPADAKEQPRQVRRILALFRPYRGRLTVVGLLVAASSVVSVATPFLLKAILDVAIPERRTGLLTLLALGMILSAVLTSVFGVLQTLISTTVGQRVMHDLRTAVYGRLQRMSLAFFTRTRTGEVQSRIANDIGGMQATVTSTATSLVSNLTGVTATIVAMLALDWRLTVVSLLLLPVFVWISRRVGNERRRITTQRQKQMATMAATVTESLSVSGILLGRTMGRAESLTKTFADESERLVELEVRSNMAGRWRMAVITIVMAALPAVIYWTAGLALALGGPDVSLGTIVAFVSLQQGLFRPTVSLLGTGVQIQTSLALFQRIFEYLDLPIDITERDRPIRLDKVKGEVRFENVEFRYDDEGAPVLDGIDLIVPAGGSLAIVGPTGAGKSTLGYLVPRLYDVTGGRVTLDGVDVRDLDFDTLARAVGVVSQETYLFHATVAENLRFAKPDATDEELHAAARAAQIHDHIAALPDGYDTVVGERGHRFSGGEKQRLAIARTILRDPPVLILDEATSALDTGTEHAVQQAIDALSAGRTTLTIAHRLSTVRGADQIVVLDSGRAVERGTHEELLALRGRYAALVRRDAQLEPSRAR; this comes from the coding sequence ATGCATCCCGACAACGAACCCCACTGGAGCCCGCCCGCCGACGCCAAGGAACAGCCCCGGCAGGTGCGCCGCATCCTCGCGCTGTTCCGCCCCTACCGCGGCCGGCTGACCGTCGTCGGCCTGCTCGTCGCGGCCTCCTCCGTGGTCTCGGTGGCCACGCCCTTCCTGCTGAAGGCGATCCTCGACGTCGCGATCCCCGAGCGGCGCACCGGCCTGCTCACCCTGCTCGCCCTCGGCATGATCCTCAGCGCCGTCCTCACCAGCGTCTTCGGTGTGCTCCAGACGCTGATCTCCACGACCGTCGGCCAGCGCGTCATGCACGATCTGCGCACCGCGGTCTACGGCCGCCTGCAGCGCATGTCGCTGGCGTTCTTCACGCGCACCCGCACCGGCGAGGTCCAGTCGCGCATCGCCAACGACATCGGCGGGATGCAGGCCACCGTCACCTCCACCGCGACCTCGCTGGTCTCCAACCTCACGGGCGTCACGGCGACGATCGTCGCCATGCTCGCCCTGGACTGGCGGCTGACGGTCGTCTCACTGCTCCTGCTGCCGGTCTTCGTCTGGATCAGCCGCCGGGTAGGCAACGAACGCCGCAGGATCACCACCCAGCGCCAGAAACAGATGGCGACCATGGCCGCCACGGTCACCGAGTCCCTCTCGGTCAGCGGCATCCTGCTCGGCCGCACCATGGGCCGCGCCGAGTCACTGACGAAGACGTTCGCCGACGAGTCCGAGCGCCTGGTCGAGCTGGAGGTGCGCTCCAACATGGCGGGCCGCTGGCGGATGGCGGTCATCACCATCGTCATGGCCGCGCTGCCCGCCGTCATCTACTGGACGGCCGGCCTCGCCCTCGCCCTCGGCGGCCCGGACGTCTCGCTCGGCACGATCGTCGCCTTCGTCTCGCTCCAGCAGGGCCTGTTCCGCCCGACGGTAAGTTTGCTCGGCACCGGCGTCCAGATCCAGACCTCGCTCGCGCTCTTCCAGCGCATCTTCGAATACCTCGACCTCCCGATAGACATCACCGAGCGGGACCGCCCGATCCGCCTCGACAAGGTCAAGGGCGAGGTCCGCTTCGAGAACGTCGAGTTCCGCTACGACGACGAGGGTGCGCCCGTGCTCGACGGCATCGACCTCATCGTCCCGGCGGGCGGCAGCCTCGCCATCGTCGGGCCGACCGGCGCCGGCAAGTCCACCCTGGGCTATCTCGTGCCGCGGCTGTACGACGTCACGGGCGGCCGGGTCACCCTGGACGGCGTCGACGTGCGCGACCTGGACTTCGACACCCTCGCCCGCGCGGTCGGCGTCGTCTCCCAGGAGACGTACCTCTTCCACGCGACCGTCGCCGAGAACCTGCGCTTCGCCAAGCCCGACGCCACCGACGAGGAACTGCACGCGGCGGCCCGCGCCGCCCAGATCCACGATCACATCGCCGCCCTGCCCGACGGGTACGACACCGTGGTCGGCGAGCGCGGCCACCGCTTCTCCGGCGGCGAGAAGCAGCGCCTGGCCATCGCCCGGACCATCCTGCGCGACCCGCCGGTGCTGATCCTCGACGAGGCGACCAGCGCCCTGGACACCGGCACCGAGCACGCGGTGCAGCAGGCGATCGACGCGCTCTCGGCGGGCCGCACCACCCTCACCATCGCCCACCGGCTGTCGACCGTCCGGGGCGCCGACCAGATCGTGGTCCTCGACTCCGGCCGCGCGGTCGAACGGGGTACGCACGAGGAACTGCTGGCGCTTCGGGGCCGCTACGCCGCACTGGTCCGCCGGGACGCGCAACTGGAACCGTCCCGGGCGCGATGA
- a CDS encoding MarR family transcriptional regulator, whose translation MTTPDSEGLLAEQLLRLTRRVHRIQKRHLEQRGLGITPAQSRLLRTLAHYGSPPRMADLAERLEVVPRAVTTLVDGLEASGKVRRVPDPANRRVIRIELTDDGREALRELHGARHSAAQEILAPLTGDQRSVLEGLLDTLVDGAGERGC comes from the coding sequence ATGACCACCCCAGATTCCGAGGGCCTGCTCGCCGAGCAGCTGCTGCGGCTCACCCGCCGGGTGCACCGCATCCAGAAGCGCCATCTGGAGCAGCGCGGCCTGGGCATCACTCCTGCCCAGTCGCGCCTGCTGCGCACCCTCGCGCACTACGGCTCGCCGCCCCGCATGGCCGACCTCGCCGAGCGCCTGGAGGTCGTGCCGCGCGCCGTGACCACGCTGGTCGACGGGCTGGAGGCGAGCGGGAAGGTGCGCCGGGTGCCGGATCCGGCGAACCGCCGGGTGATCCGCATAGAGCTCACGGACGACGGCCGCGAGGCACTGCGCGAGCTGCACGGGGCGCGGCACTCGGCGGCGCAGGAGATTCTGGCGCCGCTGACGGGCGATCAGCGGTCGGTGCTGGAGGGGTTGCTGGACACGCTGGTGGACGGGGCCGGCGAGCGCGGTTGCTGA
- a CDS encoding NAD(P)-binding domain-containing protein produces MDSTREVEVVVIGAGQAGLAGAFHLRRSGLVPDRDFVVLDHSPGPGGAWQFRWPSLTYGKVHGMHALPGMELTGADGGRPSAEVIAEYFATYERTFDLRVRRPVDVRAVREGPGGRLLVESSAGTWAARALINATGTWDRPFWPRYPGQETFRGRQLHTAQYPGPEEFAGLRVIVVGGGASGTQHLLEIAPYAASTTWVTRRPPVYREGPFDENAGRAAVALVEERVRRGLPPRSVVSVTGLPLTDAIRQGLADGVLDRQPMFERITPDGVAWADGRQVEADVILWATGFRPAIDHLAPLRLREPGGGIRLEGTRAVADPRIHLVGYGPSASTIGANRAGRAAVRDIRRLLAGEPVAAA; encoded by the coding sequence GTGGACAGCACGCGCGAGGTCGAGGTAGTCGTCATAGGCGCCGGTCAGGCCGGTCTGGCCGGCGCCTTCCATCTGCGCCGGTCCGGGTTGGTGCCGGACCGCGACTTCGTGGTGCTGGACCACTCCCCCGGTCCGGGCGGGGCGTGGCAGTTCCGGTGGCCCTCACTGACGTACGGCAAGGTGCACGGGATGCACGCGCTGCCGGGCATGGAGCTGACGGGGGCGGACGGCGGGCGGCCGTCGGCCGAGGTGATCGCCGAGTACTTCGCGACGTACGAGCGGACGTTCGATCTGCGGGTGCGGCGGCCCGTGGACGTGCGCGCCGTGCGGGAGGGGCCTGGCGGGCGGCTGCTGGTGGAGTCCTCGGCGGGGACCTGGGCGGCCCGGGCCCTGATCAACGCGACCGGTACCTGGGACCGCCCCTTCTGGCCGCGCTACCCGGGCCAGGAGACGTTCCGCGGGCGGCAGTTGCACACCGCGCAGTATCCGGGGCCGGAGGAGTTCGCGGGGCTGCGGGTGATCGTGGTGGGCGGCGGTGCGTCGGGGACGCAGCATCTGCTGGAGATCGCGCCGTACGCGGCGTCCACCACGTGGGTGACGCGCCGGCCGCCGGTCTACCGGGAGGGGCCGTTCGACGAGAACGCGGGCCGCGCGGCGGTCGCGCTGGTGGAGGAGCGGGTGCGGCGAGGGCTGCCGCCGCGGAGCGTGGTGTCGGTCACCGGGCTGCCGCTGACCGACGCGATCCGGCAGGGGCTGGCGGACGGGGTCCTGGACCGGCAGCCGATGTTCGAGCGGATCACCCCCGACGGGGTGGCCTGGGCGGACGGGCGGCAGGTGGAGGCGGACGTCATCCTGTGGGCGACCGGGTTCCGGCCCGCGATCGACCATCTCGCGCCGCTGCGGCTGCGTGAGCCGGGCGGTGGCATCCGGCTGGAGGGCACGCGCGCGGTCGCCGATCCTCGGATCCATCTGGTGGGGTACGGGCCGTCGGCGAGCACCATCGGCGCCAACCGGGCGGGGCGTGCGGCCGTGCGGGACATCAGGCGGCTGCTGGCCGGGGAGCCGGTCGCCGCGGCGTGA
- the mltG gene encoding endolytic transglycosylase MltG, protein MQTNTPSRSTIRLTRRGRMALIATGAVVAGTAVAVPLLTLQDEEEKKPAALVIPEGWRAAQVYEAVDKALELPAGTTKKSLAKASLKLPLDAEGNPEGYLFPATYPLAEGTTPEALLTAMVDTANKKFNGAPFAAGAQRNAMNVYQAVTIASIVQAEAATKEDMGKVARVIFNRLERGMPLQMDSTINYALNRATLKTTLDDTRIDSPYNSYQRMGLPPTPIDNPGEEAVRAAISPTPGDWLYFVTVKPGDTRFTADYAEHQRNVAEFNAQQKSQSQSPVR, encoded by the coding sequence ATGCAGACGAACACTCCGTCACGGAGCACGATCCGACTGACGCGCCGAGGCCGCATGGCCCTCATCGCGACCGGAGCCGTCGTGGCCGGCACCGCCGTGGCGGTGCCGCTGCTGACCCTCCAGGACGAGGAGGAGAAGAAGCCCGCCGCTCTGGTCATCCCCGAGGGCTGGCGCGCCGCCCAGGTCTACGAGGCCGTCGACAAGGCCCTCGAACTGCCCGCGGGCACCACCAAGAAGTCGCTGGCCAAGGCCAGCCTCAAGCTGCCGCTCGACGCCGAGGGCAACCCGGAGGGCTACCTCTTCCCGGCGACGTACCCCCTGGCCGAGGGCACCACCCCCGAGGCGCTGCTGACGGCGATGGTCGACACCGCGAACAAGAAGTTCAACGGCGCACCGTTCGCCGCCGGCGCCCAGCGCAACGCCATGAACGTCTACCAGGCCGTCACCATCGCCAGCATCGTCCAGGCCGAGGCCGCCACCAAGGAGGACATGGGCAAGGTGGCCCGGGTGATCTTCAACCGGCTGGAGCGCGGTATGCCGCTGCAGATGGACTCCACCATCAACTACGCGCTGAACCGGGCCACCCTCAAGACCACCCTGGACGACACCCGCATCGACAGCCCCTACAACTCCTACCAGCGGATGGGCCTGCCGCCCACGCCGATCGACAACCCGGGCGAGGAGGCGGTGCGTGCCGCGATCAGCCCGACGCCGGGCGACTGGCTGTACTTCGTCACGGTCAAGCCGGGCGACACCCGCTTCACCGCCGACTACGCCGAGCACCAGCGCAACGTCGCCGAGTTCAACGCCCAGCAGAAGAGCCAGAGCCAGAGCCCGGTGCGCTGA